In Pleomorphomonas sp. T1.2MG-36, one genomic interval encodes:
- a CDS encoding shikimate 5-dehydrogenase, whose protein sequence is MPDKPPIGPSTQLCMSLAGRPGRFGSRFHNRLYELTGLDYVYKAFTTRDLTAAIGGVRALGIRGCAISMPFKEAVIPLLDHIEGSAAAIDSVNTIVNDEGWLTGYNTDYSAVLDLLDRAEVAPSTPFLLAGSGGMAKAVAAALRNRGHRSGVIVARNAIAGQALADLYGFDWAKTSEGLTAPLIINATPVGMAGGVEAELLAFPPNAIEAAETVFDVVALPVDTPLMRAAAAAGRRRISGADVAVLQALEQFVLYTGVHPSEEQVKDAAAFARSA, encoded by the coding sequence ATGCCCGACAAGCCCCCTATCGGTCCGTCGACTCAACTGTGCATGTCGTTGGCCGGTCGACCGGGACGGTTCGGCTCTCGCTTCCACAACCGGCTCTACGAGCTGACCGGGCTCGATTATGTGTACAAGGCCTTCACCACCCGGGATCTGACGGCGGCGATCGGCGGCGTGCGGGCGCTGGGTATCCGCGGCTGTGCCATCTCCATGCCGTTCAAGGAAGCGGTCATCCCCCTGCTCGATCATATCGAAGGGTCGGCTGCGGCGATCGACAGCGTCAACACCATCGTCAACGACGAGGGCTGGCTGACCGGCTACAACACCGACTATAGCGCCGTGCTCGATCTGCTCGATCGGGCCGAAGTAGCTCCCTCGACGCCCTTCCTTCTCGCCGGCTCGGGCGGCATGGCCAAGGCGGTGGCGGCCGCCTTGCGCAATCGTGGCCATCGGTCCGGTGTGATCGTTGCCCGCAACGCAATAGCCGGCCAGGCGCTCGCCGATCTCTATGGCTTCGACTGGGCGAAAACGTCCGAAGGACTGACCGCGCCGCTGATCATCAACGCCACGCCCGTCGGCATGGCGGGTGGCGTTGAGGCTGAGCTCCTCGCCTTTCCGCCCAACGCGATCGAGGCGGCGGAGACGGTTTTCGACGTCGTGGCGCTGCCGGTCGACACGCCGCTGATGCGGGCAGCAGCGGCAGCCGGGCGCAGGCGCATTTCCGGCGCCGACGTTGCCGTGTTGCAGGCGCTCGAGCAGTTCGTGCTCTACACCGGCGTGCACCCCAGCGAGGAACAGGTGAAGGACGCCGCCGCTTTCGCTCGGAGCGCCTGA